The Thiohalorhabdus sp. Cl-TMA genome contains a region encoding:
- a CDS encoding glycosyltransferase, whose protein sequence is MANLTIITINYNDYNNLLKTAQSIEPLLKNFEWVVVDGNSTDGSVEFLNKYGDYENVVIKSEKDSGIYDAMNKGVDLSNNEFLLFLNSGDTLQRDSIQKIDDAIENYYFDIFVFGIDISDSSGKLGAHRKVTDDLDKLKCYPSIPHQSAIISKDCLIKNDYFDLSYPLAADYHFFCKAWHSGYCEFGFFLDKKISVFYQDGVSSNLNNSLKLNSEFSRIQKNIFGRPCARQILYLYIRYLFGFIPRGERLFRLLKRIILRGINS, encoded by the coding sequence TCTTACAATTATTACTATAAATTATAACGATTATAATAACTTATTAAAAACCGCACAAAGCATAGAACCTTTACTTAAAAATTTTGAATGGGTTGTAGTTGACGGAAACTCCACAGATGGTTCTGTAGAGTTTCTGAACAAATATGGGGATTATGAGAATGTTGTAATTAAATCTGAGAAAGATTCAGGGATATACGATGCGATGAATAAAGGGGTTGACCTTTCAAATAATGAATTTTTATTATTTTTGAACTCGGGAGACACCCTGCAAAGAGATTCTATTCAGAAAATAGACGATGCTATAGAAAATTATTATTTTGATATATTTGTCTTTGGGATTGATATTTCCGATAGCAGTGGAAAGCTTGGCGCTCATCGGAAGGTTACCGATGATTTGGATAAGTTAAAATGTTACCCTTCTATTCCGCATCAGTCGGCAATTATTAGTAAAGATTGCCTCATTAAAAATGATTATTTTGACCTGAGTTACCCATTGGCCGCCGATTATCACTTTTTTTGCAAAGCCTGGCATTCGGGATATTGCGAGTTTGGATTTTTTCTGGATAAAAAAATTTCGGTCTTCTATCAAGATGGTGTTAGCTCAAACCTTAACAATTCACTTAAATTAAATAGTGAATTTTCTAGAATACAAAAGAATATTTTTGGGCGGCCTTGTGCTAGGCAAATTCTATACTTATATATTAGATATTTGTTCGGTTTTATCCCCCGTGGTGAAAGGCTATTTAGACTATTAAAAAGAATTATATTAAGAGGTATTAACTCTTAA